Proteins from a single region of Corylus avellana chromosome ca11, CavTom2PMs-1.0:
- the LOC132165218 gene encoding LOB domain-containing protein 7-like, producing the protein MVKDQNGAFWRRSLFCIGAVPPLLVLGLGEALKQKGCVSMVNREAGNPQACASCRHQRKRCDETCELAPYFPAKRYPEFQNAHRVFGVSNIVKIMNAVIEPHQRQAAADSILMEGNARRNDPVHGCLGIVRSLKSQIEFYEKQLEIVNHHLAFFRETEKIEQQQKLDGFKYLTTILPHELSTLEEGVDVKPFDIQPVDQMLECYEQQENIVITSFSGPAESSSTVSEAHGMQPMQGVGEEDTENEAGSLSRSLSLKNDHK; encoded by the exons ATGGTTAAGGAtcaaaacggtgcgttttggcGACGAAGTTTGTTTTGTATTGGTGCTGTGCCGCCTCTTCTGGTTCTGGGCCTCGGCGAGGCGTTAAAGCAAAAAGGTTGCGTTTCGATGGTGAACAG GGAGGCCGGAAATCCTCAGGCTTGCGCCTCATGCAGACATCAAAGGAAAAGATGTGACGAAACATGTGAGTTAGCTCCATACTTTCCGGCAAAAAGGTACCCGGAATTCCAAAATGCTCACAGGGTATTCGGTGTGAGCAACATAGTGAAGATCATGAACGCAGTAATTGAGCCACACCAGAGGCAAGCAGCTGCTGACTCAATACTAATGGAGGGCAATGCAAGGAGAAATGATCCGGTGCATGGCTGTCTTGGTATTGTGCGTAGTCTCAAGTCCCAGATTGAGTTTTACGAAAAGCAACTTGAGATTGTCAATCATCACCTTGCCTTTTTCCGGGAGACAGAGAAGATTGAGCAGCAGCAAAAGCTTGATGGGTTCAAGTATCTCACAACAATCCTGCCTCATGAACTA TCAACCTTGGAAGAAGGTGTAGATGTGAAACCCTTTGACATCCAGCCTGTAGATCAAATGTTGGAATGTTATGAGCAGCAGGAGAATATTGTTATTACAAGTTTCAGTGGACCAGCAGAATCCAG TAGTACTGTTTCCGAAGCCCATGGTATGCAGCCTATGCAGGGTGTTGGTGAGGAAGATACAGAAAACGAGGCCGGATCTCtctctcgttctctctctctcaagaatGATCATAAATGA
- the LOC132165610 gene encoding translation machinery-associated protein 22 — protein MSEKPQPIRVLYCSVCSLPAEYCEFGPDFEKCKPWLIRNAPNLYPDLIKEANAKEADRVTEQLQSTGISSDGATPSAPKEEVKRLPGGKIKKKEKQEVVIEKVVRNKRKCITTVKGLELFGVKLSDASKKLGKKFATGASVVKGPTEKEQIDVQGDISYDVVEFITETWPDVPETAIFFIEDGRKVPAA, from the exons ATGTCGGAGAAGCCCCAACCGATTCGCGTGTTGTATTGTTCGGTGTGCAGTTTGCCGGCGGAGTACTGCGAGTTCGGACCCGATTTCGAAAAATGCAAGCCCTGGTTGATCCGAAACGCTCCGAACCTTTACCCGGATCTCATCAAAG AGGCGAATGCGAAGGAAGCTGATAGAGTTACTGAGCAGTTACAGTCCACCGGTATATCTTCGGATGGGGCTACTCCTTCAG CGCCAAAGGAAGAAGTTAAACGTCTTCCTGGTgggaagataaagaaaaaa GAGAAGCAAGAAGTGGTTATTGAAAAGGTTGTACGTAACAAGCGAAAATGCATCACCACTGTAAAAGGGCTGGAGCTTTTTG GTGTCAAACTTAGTGATGCTTCAAAGAAGCTTGGGAAAAAGTTTGCTACAGGTGCTTCTGTTGTTAAG GGGCCTACTGAGAAGGAGCAGATTGATGTTCAAGGAGACATATCTTATGACGTTGTGGAGTTCATTACAGAGACCTGGCCTGAT GTCCCAGAAACTGcaattttctttattgaagATGGAAGAAAGGTCCCAGCTGCTTGA
- the LOC132166383 gene encoding cytokinin dehydrogenase 3-like produces MAEIFANIPKHFAIMISTVIISFLILSTVGISLPPNDIADRFRNDSETIKLASTDYGHIVQEIPAAVFHPTSINDAAILIKFAYNYYNNAVPMITIAARGRGHSVRGQAMARGGVVVNMTSLQNRINGSGISVLRSPFLGFFADVGGEQLWIDVLHATLEHGLSPVSWTDYLYLTVGGTLSNAGISGQTFRFGPQISNVYELDVITGKGDIVTCSTKDNSELYYAVLGGLGQFGIITRARIALKPAPTRVKWLRMLYSDFSAFSRDQEHLISINGRKQSNAFDYLEGMLLLNQGPPDVSFFPEPYQPRIISLVTQHGIIYCIEAAIYYDDRTVNTVDKELQVLVKGLSFLPGFMFEKNVSYVDFVNRVEREEQILRSKGLWDIPHPWLNLFVPRSRISDFDTGVFKNIILKQNISAGLVLLYPMNRNKWDDNMSAVIPEEDVFYVVSLLRSSGFNMWEAFDRQNEEILQFCENVGIKVKTYLSHYETQESWIKHFGSKWGSFQERKAQFDPKMILAPGQRIFNK; encoded by the exons atggcaGAAATATTCGCAAATATTCCAAAACACTTCGCCATCATGATATCTACTGTAATAATAAGTTTTCTGATACTTTCCACCGTGGGAATATCTCTCCCACCCAATGACATTGCAGATAGATTTCGCAACGACAGTGAAACCATCAAACTAGCCTCAACAGATTACGGTCATATTGTTCAAGAAATCCCAGCAGCAGTTTTTCATCCAACCTCCATTAATGATGCAGCAATCTTGATAAAATTCGCGTACAATTATTATAATAACGCTGTTCCCATGATCACCATAGCAGCCAGGGGTCGGGGCCACTCGGTTCGGGGGCAGGCTATGGCTCGGGGTGGGGTCGTGGTCAACATGACGTCTTTGCAGAATCGAATAAATGGGTCCGGAATATCAGTCTTACGGAGcccttttttgggctttttcgcCGATGTGGGAGGCGAACAGCTTTGGATCGACGTGCTGCATGCAACGCTAGAACATGGACTTTCGCCGGTTTCGTGGACCGACTACTTGTACCTCACCGTCGGCGGGACGCTCTCCAACGCAGGGATTAGCGGCCAAACTTTCCGATTTGGTCCTCAGATCAGCAATGTTTATGAATTGGATGTTATCACCG gAAAAGGGGATATCGTGACTTGCTCCACCAAGGACAACTCCGAGCTATATTACGCTGTGCTTGGAGGTTTAGGCCAATTTGGGATTATAACCAGAGCAAGGATTGCCCTAAAGCCAGCTCCAACAAGG gttAAGTGGTTACGAATGCTTTACAGCGACTTCTCTGCATTTTCAAGAGACCAAGAACATTTGATCTCAATAAATGGAAGGAAGCAAAGCAATGCATTTGATTATTTAGAAGGCATGCTTCTTCTGAACCAAGGTCCTCCAGATGTTTCCTTTTTCCCAGAACCCTATCAGCCGAGAATAATCTCCCTAGTAACCCAACATGGCATCATCTACTGCATAGAAGCAGCCATATATTATGATGATCGCACGGTTAATACGGTTGACAAG GAACTTCAAGTTTTGGTGAAAGGGTTAAGCTTTCTTCCGGGGTTCATGTTTGAGAAAAATGTATCGTACGTAGATTTTGTGAATAGAGTGGAAAGGGAAGAGCAAATACTTAGATCGAAAGGACTATGGGACATTCCTCATCCATGGTTGAATCTCTTTGTACCAAGATCTCGTATCTCGGATTTCGATACGGGTGTTTTTAAGAACATCATTCTTAAACAAAACATTTCTGCTGGACTCGTCCTACTTTACCCCATGAACCGAAACAA GTGGGATGATAACATGTCTGCGGTTATACCGGAAGAAGATGTTTTCTACGTTGTAAGTTTGCTGCGTTCAAGTGGCTTCAATATGTGGGAGGCATTTGATcgacaaaatgaagaaatattgcAATTTTGTGAGAATGTTGGCATTAAGGTTAAGACGTATCTTTCACATTACGAGACGCAAGAATCTTGGATAAAACATTTTGGCTCGAAATGGGGATCTTTTCAAGAGAGAAAAGCTCAGTTCGATCCGAAAATGATATTAGCTCCTGGACAGAGAATTTTCAATAAATAG
- the LOC132166434 gene encoding cytokinin dehydrogenase 3-like, with the protein MAANSPTIPYLIVIFLTYISRLMPTLGNPNPWTNLLPAKLQTLQVANRLRDDPDAIKLASTDYGNIVREIPAAVLYPSSVNDIASLIKFAHTSSTPFTIAARGQGHSVRGQAMARNGVVVDMTSLKNHRNGYGITVSWSPSMGFYADVGGEQLWVDVLHATLEHGLAPVSWTDYLYITVGGTLSNAGIGGQTFRYGPQISNVYEMDVINGKGDFVTCSPQKNTKLFHAVLGGLGQFGIIARARIVLEPSPKRVKWVRMLYNDFSAFARDQEHLVSINGRKQKNALDYLEGLLLMDQGPPDNWRSSFFPLSDHSRIIALVTKYGIIYCLEVAKFYDDRSINSVDKELQNMFEGMSFIPGYKFEKDISYVDFLNRVRSGELKLQSQGLWDVPHPWLNLFVPKSQISDFNSGVFKDIVFNRNITTGPVLVYPLNRSKWDDRMSAVVPDEDVFYTIGFLHSSGFDDWKALDVLNKEILLFCYNAGIEVKQYLPKYYRTKEEWKKHFGKKWRTFQERKYQFDPKMILSPGQRIFNDN; encoded by the exons ATGGCTGCTAATTCTCCAACAATACCATATCTCATAGTCATTTTCTTAACATACATAAGCCGTTTGATGCCCACCTTAGGAAATCCAAACCCGTGGACAAATTTGCTGCCAGCCAAGCTTCAAACCCTCCAAGTCGCAAACAGGCTTCGCGATGACCCTGATGCCATCAAACTAGCCTCTACGGATTATGGCAATATTGTTCGAGAGATCCCAGCCGCTGTTCTTTATCCATCTTCCGTCAATGATATTGCAAGCTTAATAAAGTTTGCGCACACTAGCTCCACTCCTTTCACTATAGCTGCCAGAGGCCAAGGCCATTCTGTTCGAGGACAGGCAATGGCTCGAAATGGGGTTGTCGTGGACATGACATCCTTAAAAAACCACAGAAATGGCTACGGAATCACTGTCTCCTGGAGCCCTTCCATGGGGTTTTATGCTGACGTAGGGGGGGAGCAGCTTTGGGTAGATGTCTTGCATGCCACGCTTGAACATGGACTTGCACCGGTGTCGTGGACCGACTATTTGTACATAACGGTTGGGGGGACGCTCTCTAATGCCGGGATTGGTGGGCAAACCTTCCGTTACGGTCCTCAGATCAGCAATGTGTACGAAATGGATGTCATCAATG GGAAAGGGGATTTTGTGACTTGCTCACCACAAAAGAACACGAAGCTTTTTCATGCGGTTCTTGGAGGTTTGGGGCAGTTTGGAATTATAGCCAGAGCCAGAATTGTCCTAGAGCCATCACCAAAGAGG GTCAAGTGGGTTCGAATGCTTTACAATGACTTCTCAGCATTTGCTAGAGACCAAGAGCATTTGGTTTCAATCAATGGAAGGAAGCAAAAGAATGCACTTGATTACTTGGAAGGTTTACTTCTCATGGACCAGGGTCCTCCTGATAATTGGAGATCATCCTTTTTTCCATTATCCGATCACTCCAGAATTATTGCCCTTGTAACCAAATATGGAATCATCTACTGTCTAGAAGTGGCCAAATTTTATGATGATCGCAGCATTAATTCTGTAGACaag gAACTCCAAAATATGTTTGAAGGAATGAGCTTTATCCCGGGATATAAATTTGAGAAAGATATCTCATATGTAGATTTTCTCAATAGAGTCCGAAGTGGAGAGCTAAAGCTTCAGTCACAAGGACTATGGGATGTTCCTCATCCGTGGCTGAATCTCTTTGTGCCGAAATCTCAAATCTCGGATTTCAATTCTGGTGTTTTCAAGGACATTGTATTTAACCGTAATATTACAACAGGGCCTGTTCTTGTTTATCCCCTGAACCGCAGCAAGTGGGATGATAGAATGTCTGCGGTTGTACCAGATGAGGATGTTTTCTACACCATAgggtttttgcattcaagtggGTTTGATGACTGGAAAGCCCTTGATGTGCTAAACAAAGAGATACTGCTGTTTTGTTATAATGCTGGAATTGAGGTTAAGCAATATCTTCCCAAATATTACAGGACAAAGGAAGAATGGAAAAAacattttggaaagaaatgGAGAACTTTTCAAGAGAGAAAATATCAGTTTGATCCGAAAATGATTCTATCACCAGGACAGAGAATTTTCAATGACAATTAG